One window of the Macaca thibetana thibetana isolate TM-01 chromosome 13, ASM2454274v1, whole genome shotgun sequence genome contains the following:
- the LOC126933607 gene encoding 40S ribosomal protein S2-like: MKKKIKSSSSLRKHQMADDAGAAGGPGGPGGPGMGNRGGFLRGFGSGIRGRGCGCGRGRGQGCGARRGKAEDKEWMPVTNLGRLVKDMKIKALEEIYLFSLPIKESEIIDFFLGASLKDEVLKIMPVQKQTRAGQCTRFKAFVAIGDYNGHVSLGVKCSKEVATAIRGAIILVKLSIVPVRRGYWGNKIGKAHTVPCKVTGCCGSVLVHLIPAPRGTGIVSEPVPKKLLMMVRIDDCYTSARGCIATLGNFAKAAFDAVSKTYSYLTPDLWKETVFTNSPY, from the coding sequence atgaaaaaaaaaattaaatcttcttCTTCTCTGAGAAAACACCAAATGGCGGATGACGCCGGTGCAGCGGGGGGGCCCGGAGGCCCTGGTGGCCCTGGGATGGGGAACCGCGGTGGCTTCCTCAGAGGTTTTGGCAGTGGCATCCGGGGCCGGGGTTGCGGCTGTGGACGGGGCCGGGGCCAAGGCTGCGGAGCTCGCAGAGGCAAGGCCGAGGATAAGGAGTGGATGCCCGTCACCAACCTGGGCCGCTTGGTCAAGGACATGAAGATCAAGGCCCTGGAGGAGATCTACCTGTTCTCCCTGCCCATTAAGGAATCTGAGATCATTGACTTTTTCTTGGGGGCCTCTCTCAAAGACGAGGTTTTGAAGATTATGCCGGTGCAGAAGCAGACTCGTGCTGGCCAGTGCACCAGGTTCAAGGCGTTCGTTGCTATCGGGGACTACAATGGCCACGTCAGCCTGGGTGTTAAGTGCTCCAAGGAGGTGGCCACCGCCATCCGTGGGGCCATCATCCTGGTCAAACTCTCCATTGTCCCTGTGCGCAGAGGCTATTGGGGGAACAAGATTGGCAAGGCCCACACCGTCCCTTGCAAGGTGACAGGCTGCTGTGGCTCTGTGCTGGTGCACCTCATCCCTGCACCCAGGGGCACTGGCATCGTCTCAGAGCCTGTGCCCAAGAAGCTGCTCATGATGGTTCGTATCGATGACTGCTACACCTCAGCCCGGGGCTGCATTGCCACCCTGGGCAACTTCGCCAAGGCCGCCTTTGATGCCGTCTCTAAGACCTACAGCTACCTGACCCCTGACCTCTGGAAGGAGACTGTATTCACCAACTCTCCCTATTAG